In Candidatus Cohnella colombiensis, one DNA window encodes the following:
- a CDS encoding DUF1801 domain-containing protein → MVVYEQKMKENDSSVIEFIENVDNLKKREDAYKLLDLFAEATGFPAKMWGPSIIGYGSYHYKYASGHEGDAPLAGFSPRKAKISLYLAATDPSRMPLLAQLGKYTAGKGCVYINKVDDIDVDVLKEIIQSSARYFQETYGS, encoded by the coding sequence ATGGTGGTATATGAACAGAAGATGAAGGAAAATGACAGCAGCGTAATTGAATTTATCGAAAATGTGGACAATCTCAAAAAGCGGGAGGATGCCTATAAACTGCTTGATCTATTTGCTGAAGCGACCGGATTCCCTGCCAAGATGTGGGGACCGAGTATTATTGGGTATGGCTCTTACCACTACAAATACGCCTCAGGTCACGAGGGTGACGCACCGCTTGCCGGCTTCTCACCTCGTAAAGCAAAGATAAGCTTGTACTTGGCGGCTACAGATCCTTCGCGAATGCCATTGCTAGCGCAATTAGGCAAATATACAGCCGGTAAAGGCTGTGTTTATATTAACAAAGTAGATGATATCGATGTTGATGTGCTGAAAGAAATCATACAAAGCTCTGCACGCTATTTTCAAGAGACGTATGGCAGCTAA
- a CDS encoding MarR family transcriptional regulator, translating into MSNHTLGSLIWLRLVRFANQSNQMSNEFLSRFNLTTAQFDVLVQIRLYQPLTQMELAEKVIVTQGGISRMLARLEKERYIVRKQDWKIKTINLTEKAESIMDQVFPEQLAFQTSFFDDVLTDEEQKTLYSLMTRVHKHSQNKKIPT; encoded by the coding sequence ATGAGTAACCATACGCTAGGATCGTTAATCTGGCTACGACTAGTTCGTTTCGCCAACCAAAGTAACCAGATGTCGAATGAGTTTCTGAGTCGCTTTAATTTAACGACTGCACAATTCGATGTGCTCGTTCAAATCCGCCTCTATCAGCCACTTACCCAGATGGAGTTAGCGGAGAAAGTCATCGTGACCCAGGGCGGAATTTCACGTATGCTCGCACGGCTAGAGAAGGAACGCTACATTGTGCGCAAGCAAGACTGGAAAATAAAAACAATTAACCTCACAGAGAAAGCTGAATCCATCATGGATCAAGTATTTCCTGAACAGCTAGCGTTCCAAACTTCATTCTTCGACGATGTATTAACCGATGAGGAACAGAAGACACTGTATTCATTAATGACTCGCGTTCACAAGCATAGCCAGAATAAGAAAATACCCACATAG
- a CDS encoding GNAT family N-acetyltransferase → MPDMLVKLYDLPSFESVEQYEQRTGITIRRAIAPEKHIIEAWVEKHFHTGWVSECEVALSRSPITCIIATENGKLLGFACYDATTKGFFGPTGVDESERGRGIGKMLLMYSLYLMRLDGYGYAVIGGAGPTEFYAKTTGAIVIENSEPGVYKGMLR, encoded by the coding sequence ATGCCCGATATGCTCGTAAAATTGTATGATCTACCTTCATTTGAATCCGTCGAGCAATATGAACAACGTACAGGAATTACGATAAGACGAGCGATCGCTCCAGAAAAGCATATTATTGAAGCCTGGGTCGAAAAGCATTTTCATACCGGTTGGGTTAGTGAATGTGAAGTTGCCCTGTCTCGTTCGCCCATTACTTGTATTATCGCGACCGAGAATGGCAAGTTGCTCGGCTTTGCATGCTATGATGCGACGACGAAAGGGTTCTTCGGACCGACAGGTGTTGACGAGAGTGAACGCGGAAGAGGCATTGGGAAAATGCTACTCATGTACAGCCTTTACTTAATGCGACTTGACGGTTACGGTTACGCAGTAATCGGAGGCGCAGGCCCGACTGAATTTTACGCAAAAACGACAGGTGCGATCGTGATAGAAAATTCGGAACCTGGTGTATACAAAGGGATGTTGCGTTAA
- a CDS encoding FMN-dependent NADH-azoreductase, with protein sequence MNVLVVKANNRPAAEGISSKMYETFMENVKDVNITTFDVFEEDMPYFGQDFFNVFGKLQKGEQLTEQDSRLLAAKQKAMDALTAAEVVVFVFPLWNLTIPAPLQTFIDYVYQAGFTFKYNEQGQLVSLMTDKKAIILNARGGIYSNPEAAPMEMSVNYIKNVAGGVFGMQIIDEVIIEGHNAMADKAATIVSEGMDKVKAVATKLSQQVVTN encoded by the coding sequence ATGAACGTATTGGTCGTTAAAGCAAACAACCGTCCCGCAGCTGAAGGGATTTCAAGCAAAATGTATGAAACATTTATGGAAAATGTGAAAGACGTTAACATAACTACATTTGACGTATTCGAAGAAGATATGCCGTATTTCGGACAAGATTTCTTCAACGTATTTGGTAAATTACAAAAGGGCGAACAGCTCACTGAACAGGATTCTCGCCTATTAGCTGCAAAACAAAAAGCAATGGATGCACTAACTGCAGCAGAAGTTGTCGTATTTGTTTTCCCACTTTGGAATCTGACTATTCCAGCACCGTTGCAAACTTTCATTGACTATGTGTACCAAGCTGGTTTCACATTCAAGTACAACGAACAAGGCCAGTTAGTCAGCTTGATGACCGACAAGAAAGCGATCATTCTAAATGCTCGCGGTGGCATCTATTCGAACCCTGAAGCTGCACCGATGGAAATGTCAGTTAACTATATAAAAAATGTAGCCGGCGGAGTATTCGGTATGCAGATCATTGATGAAGTTATCATCGAAGGTCACAACGCGATGGCTGACAAAGCAGCAACAATCGTTAGCGAAGGTATGGATAAAGTGAAGGCAGTAGCGACGAAGCTTTCTCAACAAGTCGTCACTAACTAA
- a CDS encoding methyl-accepting chemotaxis protein, which yields MKVLLKPFVFFVSRLKYGGKFIAVSLLFAIPLVLLMYTYVTEHQSGINATKQHQYGVTQVNEVMPLILLVQQHRGLMNGYLNGNVESKFAIDERQTEIAQRIAHLNKIFNSDKLASSKMDWQGIQEKWETLSASAESMRANDSFKEHTDLIEDIQRFIVDLADETELSLSNDISTSYLTSLLVEELPALIEHTAIIRGRGNGVLAAGKLSLVLKDELVLQSSQTYADLHSLQKIAKLLVEQTDSLDEQFGVKVQATINAVSTYLLTLNHQIVDRSILAMNPDDFYAEGTATIDVVKEFYGIVHNELDRLLEREKNTLSYSMSFMIAITSVMIILVIMFYLAFYRNVIETVRMIRIKVEDIAKGDFTKGIQLNTKDELSEVGQAINLMQQDMNKVLAQNKFIAERTAASSQELMAISHESTQAMQQIAASIQEVSDGTSSQRNTITETSTAMNEMATGISRIAEAASEAAYVAERATESAEQGDLQLASTVLQMQSIKTTQLESTQVVTKLDEHSAEISEIISAVMDIAQQTKLLSLNANIEAARAGEYGRGFSVVAQEVGKLAEQTSQSGEAISDVLNIIRGLVDEAVVSMNRMQRETDEGMHSIDLSKQMLNHILGDIKVVSEQIEDVSSSSQELAAEMEQVTASIAEVASISEKTSNEAETMAAATEQQLASMEEIQASSEELRDMSQQLQEDMSKFQLKV from the coding sequence ATGAAAGTATTATTAAAACCGTTTGTATTCTTTGTTTCACGTTTAAAGTATGGTGGTAAATTTATCGCTGTTAGTCTTCTGTTTGCGATTCCACTTGTACTCTTAATGTACACCTATGTTACGGAGCACCAGTCAGGGATCAATGCGACCAAGCAACATCAATATGGTGTAACACAGGTGAATGAGGTTATGCCTCTTATCTTGCTCGTACAACAGCACCGTGGTTTAATGAACGGGTACTTGAACGGAAATGTGGAATCAAAATTTGCTATTGATGAACGACAGACAGAGATTGCACAGCGGATCGCTCATCTTAATAAGATCTTCAATTCAGACAAGCTTGCAAGTAGTAAGATGGATTGGCAAGGCATACAGGAAAAATGGGAGACTTTAAGTGCTTCAGCAGAAAGCATGAGGGCGAATGATAGCTTTAAAGAACATACAGATCTAATTGAAGACATTCAACGTTTTATTGTAGATTTAGCGGATGAAACGGAGCTATCTCTATCTAATGATATAAGTACAAGCTATCTCACGAGTCTGCTTGTTGAAGAGCTTCCGGCTTTAATTGAGCATACAGCCATTATCCGAGGTCGAGGCAACGGGGTTCTTGCTGCAGGCAAACTCTCGTTGGTCCTTAAAGACGAGCTGGTATTGCAATCGTCACAAACATACGCTGATTTACATAGCTTGCAGAAAATAGCCAAATTATTAGTTGAACAAACAGATTCGTTGGATGAACAATTTGGTGTGAAAGTTCAAGCGACCATTAATGCGGTTTCGACCTATCTCCTAACGTTAAATCACCAAATTGTTGACCGAAGTATTTTAGCGATGAATCCTGATGATTTTTATGCAGAAGGAACTGCAACGATCGATGTCGTAAAAGAGTTTTACGGTATCGTTCACAATGAATTAGATCGGTTACTAGAAAGAGAGAAGAATACGCTTAGCTACAGCATGAGTTTTATGATTGCAATCACATCGGTCATGATCATTCTTGTAATCATGTTCTATCTTGCATTTTATCGAAATGTCATTGAAACCGTGAGAATGATACGAATTAAAGTCGAGGATATAGCAAAAGGCGACTTCACTAAAGGCATTCAATTGAATACGAAGGATGAGTTAAGTGAGGTCGGTCAGGCGATTAACCTGATGCAGCAAGATATGAACAAAGTGCTGGCTCAAAATAAATTTATTGCTGAGCGTACCGCTGCATCGTCACAAGAGTTGATGGCCATTTCACATGAGTCCACACAGGCGATGCAACAAATTGCAGCATCTATACAAGAAGTTTCCGATGGAACAAGTTCGCAAAGGAATACAATAACTGAAACGTCCACAGCCATGAATGAGATGGCGACAGGAATTTCGCGAATCGCTGAGGCAGCATCCGAGGCCGCATATGTTGCGGAGAGAGCAACTGAAAGCGCGGAGCAAGGCGATCTGCAGCTTGCTTCGACAGTTCTCCAGATGCAAAGCATTAAAACGACACAGCTTGAGTCTACACAGGTAGTAACAAAGCTAGACGAACATTCTGCGGAAATTAGTGAGATCATCAGTGCCGTTATGGATATCGCTCAGCAGACGAAGCTGCTCTCGTTGAATGCGAATATTGAGGCTGCGCGAGCAGGTGAATATGGTCGTGGATTTAGCGTTGTTGCACAAGAAGTAGGAAAGCTAGCAGAACAAACATCGCAATCAGGCGAGGCAATCTCAGATGTGTTGAATATCATACGTGGCTTAGTTGACGAAGCTGTTGTTTCCATGAATAGAATGCAACGAGAGACCGATGAGGGAATGCATTCGATCGATCTATCGAAGCAGATGCTCAATCACATCTTGGGCGATATAAAAGTCGTTTCGGAACAGATTGAGGATGTATCCTCTTCCTCGCAAGAGCTTGCAGCAGAGATGGAGCAGGTTACTGCGTCGATTGCTGAGGTCGCTAGCATTTCAGAAAAGACGTCCAACGAAGCTGAGACGATGGCTGCAGCAACAGAGCAGCAGCTTGCGTCGATGGAAGAAATTCAAGCCTCTTCTGAGGAACTACGCGATATGTCGCAGCAGCTTCAAGAAGACATGAGTAAATTTCAACTGAAGGTCTAG
- a CDS encoding VOC family protein: MITRVGQIMLYVNNQDECVKFWTEKLGFSVISEKNNEQGMRWIEIAPTNDAETSLVLHDKELIARMQPQLNLGTPSLMLFADNLEQLYKQFTEQQITVGQMVEMPGGKVFNFADNEGNYFAIMERN, from the coding sequence ATGATTACAAGAGTAGGTCAAATTATGCTGTACGTAAATAATCAAGATGAATGCGTGAAGTTCTGGACAGAGAAACTCGGTTTTAGCGTCATCTCCGAGAAAAATAATGAACAAGGTATGAGATGGATCGAAATTGCTCCAACAAACGATGCTGAAACAAGTCTCGTCCTACATGACAAAGAACTTATTGCACGCATGCAGCCTCAATTAAACTTAGGAACACCATCGCTTATGCTGTTTGCGGACAACTTGGAGCAATTGTACAAGCAATTCACTGAACAACAAATTACTGTAGGTCAGATGGTTGAGATGCCTGGTGGTAAAGTGTTCAACTTTGCAGATAATGAGGGCAATTATTTCGCGATCATGGAACGTAATTAG
- a CDS encoding ring-cleaving dioxygenase, producing the protein MYTIPGHHHISMITKRAVVNNQFYQSVLGLRRVKKTVNQDDTSMYHLFYGDLTGSAGTELSFFEIPQVSSTIRGTNAITRIGLLVPSFVSLTFWKERFEALDVNHGEITKYAGRDALHFEDPEGLRMILINNNGEAVPEKWATWDESVIEQRHRILGMGSVEITVRSLESLSAMLKEVFGYTEVSRTETEAIYQAVAGQAFGEIVIKQEDGPRERPGKGSIHHLAIRVKNEAELRYWDEVVRNNHFNSSGIVDRYYFQSLYFRESNGILFEIATDGPGFTVDSTIESLGRNLDLPPFLEDRRDEIEAKLIPLD; encoded by the coding sequence ATGTATACAATTCCAGGACATCATCATATCTCAATGATTACGAAGCGAGCAGTCGTTAACAATCAATTTTATCAAAGTGTATTAGGGCTACGCCGAGTGAAAAAGACAGTTAATCAAGATGACACCTCTATGTATCATCTCTTCTATGGCGACTTAACTGGGAGTGCTGGAACGGAGTTATCTTTCTTCGAGATTCCTCAAGTCAGCAGCACCATTCGCGGAACCAATGCGATCACACGAATCGGGTTACTTGTCCCTTCGTTCGTTAGTCTAACTTTCTGGAAGGAACGGTTCGAGGCGTTAGACGTTAATCATGGCGAAATCACGAAATACGCTGGGCGAGATGCACTTCATTTCGAAGATCCAGAAGGCTTACGAATGATCTTGATCAACAATAATGGCGAAGCTGTACCTGAAAAATGGGCAACATGGGATGAATCTGTAATCGAGCAGCGCCACCGCATTCTTGGCATGGGTTCTGTTGAGATCACTGTACGCTCCTTGGAAAGCTTATCTGCGATGCTAAAGGAAGTGTTTGGATACACCGAAGTATCCCGCACAGAGACAGAGGCAATCTATCAAGCTGTTGCAGGTCAAGCTTTTGGCGAAATCGTCATCAAGCAAGAGGATGGTCCGCGTGAAAGACCAGGCAAGGGCAGCATTCACCATTTAGCGATTCGTGTGAAGAATGAAGCTGAACTGCGTTACTGGGACGAAGTCGTTAGAAACAACCATTTCAACTCTTCAGGTATTGTGGATCGGTATTACTTTCAAAGCTTATATTTCCGTGAATCCAATGGGATATTATTCGAAATCGCAACAGATGGGCCTGGTTTTACCGTAGATTCTACGATCGAATCACTGGGCAGAAACTTAGATTTACCGCCGTTTCTAGAAGATAGACGCGATGAGATTGAAGCGAAGCTCATACCGCTAGACTAA